CAGGATATTAATCTAGCTACTGTAGATGATGGGGTAATCAATTTAAATAGTACTCAAATTGACAATGTCGGTAATATGAGCGTTCCGGGGAAGATTATAAATCCTGCTACTGCTAAAGCTTATGCCTTTTTTTACGATAATAATGCCGCAAGTAACAATATCCAGATAGAGAGCAGCTTTAATATAGCCTTGGTTAGCGGAGCGCAAGGGTCATATGTTATAACGTTTGCTACTCCTTTTCCTGATGGTAATTATGCTGTATTAACGGCGCTTAGCAGAGGAACGGAAGTAATAGCTCCGTTTCAGGTATTCTTTAGGTCCAGGTCAGCTACTGAAGTCATCGTTTTTGCAACCGATACGCTCGGTAACTTACTACCCGTACTTGATGGTGTGTCTGTCGTGGTATTTGGTAGTTAATTTTTAAAGAATTTAATCGAGAGAATATTTTATGTATGAATATCAAATAGAAGAAATATTTTTACACTCAGAGGGTTATGCTGAAGTTAGAGTTTCATTAGATATTGAAAAAGATTACAAGATTATTTTAAGGTTCACTAAGGGTTTTATTGAAGATTTTATTTTAGGTGTTGCTTCAGAAGAAGAAGTTAAAAGCAAACTAGAAAATTTATTGTTAAAAAAGGAAAGATTTTTGTTAATCAGATTGGTTAGATTAGCACTTGGACATCCAATTATAAAAAAACAATTGCGAACCAATCAAAATGGAATATTCGGTATTGATTTAATAAAATGGAAAAAAATAGTTAGTAAAGTAGAACAAGAAGAACTTGAATATATTTTAGCTCAAGGGCTTGAAGATATTAACGGATTTTAATCTCAATGTCCCAAGTAGTCCCGTTCTTAACACCCGGTCTTTCTTTCTAAATCCCTATTGGTAAATACGCTTATGAAATTTAACCCAATCTATCAGTTTATTTGAATCATACTGAAATCTGTGATAAATATAACTAGCCATATATTTATATGGCTATAAATAATCTTATATGATATAATTGATGTATAAAGTAAAATTTACTTTTGAATGGGACGAAGAAAAAAATAGAATAAATATTGAAAAGCATCAAGTCAGCTTTTATAAGGCCCAAGAGGTCTTTTATGACTTAAACAGAATAATACTGAAAGATATTGAGCATAGTAACAACGAAGATAGATTTTTTTGTTTAGGTAAGGTAGAACAACATATCCTAACCGTACGTTTTACCATAAGAGGCTACTCTATAAGAATTCTTGGAGCCGGTTACTGGAGAAAAGGAAGGAAAATTTATGACAAAGAAAATCAAGTATACAAAAGGTGAAATCGGTAAAGTAGAAATAATTAACGATTTCCTACCATCCCCAAAAGAATTGGTACTAAAAAAAGAATCCGTTAAAGTAACTCTTGTTTTAAGCAAAGATAGCGTAGATTTTTTTAAATCTCAAGCATTAAACCATCATGTACCATATCAAAGAATGATCAAAAACTTATTAGATAAGTACGCAGATTCTCATAAAAAACTTAAAAAAGTTTAATAGTAGTACGATTTGCAAAAGTGTCAGTCTTTTTGCTATAATATAATTAGGTAGAAAAAAAGTCATGACTAGACTTAAAAAGGTCGTAGTTTGTAGCTAAATCTTTTCTAAAAAAGCTACCTCTGTCATCGCAAGACACAAAAAGGCTAGTTTTGAAACTTATCTAAAATCAAAGTTTATCGTCATAACTAGACGTTAAAAGGTCTTTAAAAGCTTGAATTAGCTTATCTTTTTTTAAATTTAAAATATTTACGTTTTTTAATAATTAACAATATATGAGGAAATTATGTCTAACGGCATTAATAGACCTTATGGTTTGGAAGTGGTTCAGTCTCAAATAGGAAACGGCGGAACACAAAAACTAGGTCAATACTTTATTTACACGTCTGCTGACGGCTTAACTACACAGCCAAACAGTATTTTTCAGGGTGATCCCATTAAATTTGTAAGTAATCCGGGTCTTGCTGTCATGGCAGGAACAATAGCACCGCAAAAGTTATCAGCTCCAACAAACGGAACACAAGTGCAAGCTGTTGCAACGGCAGATGCTGACGCTTTCCTTGGGGTATTCATAAGCTGTGCTTATACTGATGCAAATACCGGCATACTTGTTGAATCTGATTACTGGCCCGGTGGTAGAGCGGTAAAAGCCGGCACACCTATTATTGCATATGTTAATGATGATCCAATGGCAGTATTTAGAGTGCAGGTATCAAGTTCTGTTGCAGCTGCTACAGGAATTACTTTTTTAGCAACCGGACTCGGTCTTAATGCCAGTTTATCAGTGGCAGGAATAACCTTCACGGATGCTACTGCTATCGCTGGTGGTCAAAATCCACGTACCGGCAGTAATATATATGGCTCTGTTTACTATCTCGATGGCTCAACTTACTCAGCTACTACCGCTACTTTAGACGTAAAAATTATTGGCATTGATCCAGTCATTACTGGAAATAGCAATCCTGCAGGATTAGTCCCTGGGGTAAATATGCCGTTTACTAACCTACTAGTTAAGTTTAACAAGCATATGTACGGATCAAGCGGCGTAGCAGGCCCAACAGCAGGAGCATAGGGGTATAAGATTATGTCCATAATAACAAGCGGCAATATGCCGTCTCTTTTAAAGGAGGGATTATATCCACCCAAAAAGTTGAAGAAAAAAACACCTGTTAAGGCAGGGTCAGTAAAGAAAACTAACACTAAAAATAAAGGTAATTAATTATGTCTATTATAACAACCGGTGATATTCCAAGTCTGCTTTGGCCGGGTCTTTATGAGGTAAAATCTCAGTATGATCGGTTTAAGGGGGAATATACAAAAATTTACGAACAGGCTAATTCTGTCAAACATACCGAAAGGATGGTTGATATTAGAGGAACAGGTTACGCTCTTGAGAAAACTCAAGGTGCTCCTATTAAAATGGATAGCATGGCCGAGCGGTTTATTTATGAATTTGTCCACCGGGAATTTGCCCTCGGTTTTCAGATTACCAATATTGCCATGGAAGATGATCTTTATGCCGATCAGTTCTTTAACGGTACTAAATCGCTTACTACTTCCTATGAACAAACCAGAGAAGTAGTAGCAATGAATCCTTTTAACCAGGCGTTTAACGTAGCAGCAGTGCAAAGTAACGGACAACCTCTTTGCTCCGGTTCTCAGCCTTACGACGGCGGTGTTTATTCCAACAGAGTCGGGGCATATAACGGTGTTAATGTTAATGTTGACTTTAGTGAGGCTGGTGTTGAACAAGCGGTAATTCTTGCAGGTAAAATGAAAGATCAGGCAGGACTGCTAATTAATGCTCAAATTGAGAGATTGCTACTTCCACAAGACTTAATGTTTTCAGGTTGCAGGCTACTTGAATCTGTATTTAGAACAGGAACGGCTAATAACGACGTAAATGCACTTTATAATATGAAGGCTATTCCGCAAGGTTATGAAGTAAGCCATTTCTTAACAAATCCTAGCAACTGGTTTGGATTAACTAACGTTAAGGGAACTCGTAAGCATTTTGTAAGACGTCCGCTTAAAGTTAACGTAACAACTGATCCTGTAACTGAAACCATGTCAGTGCTTGCATCAGGTCGTTATTCTTTTGGCATGTTTACTCCTCTTGGGGTAATCGGCGCACAAGGATCAACAGCTTAAACCTTTATAAATAAGCTTTAAGAATCTGTTTAAAGAAAGAGGCACTAACTAAATTAGCTAGTGCTTCCTGCAATATAAATAAAAGGAGAAATTATGTCTCAATTTTATGAATACAATTGGCCTGCTCCCGTAGCAAATGGCATATCGCTTTTCCAAACACTAACTGCAAATACTCCGCTGCTGTTAAATGGTTCTTATGTTAATAAAATCACAAGAACAGTTAATTTTGTTGATGATTTTAACATTGTTCCAAGAATTACGCTTAATTCAGCTGCTAATATTTCCGGTATTAATTTTCTTATTACCGGTTATCAGAATGGGGTTTTTATTAGTGAAACTTTAGCTGGGCCAAATGCAAATACAGTTACAAGCGTCAACTGCTTTGATAGTGTGGCGCAAATAATTCCAAGCGGTACTACAGGTTCTACTATTCAAGTCGGTGTTGCAGCACTTGGATATTTCCCAATTATCCTGTTAAATACCGCTAAGATTAATACTTCTTCTATAAACTATGCTTTAAATATCGTAGCAGCAGCGGCTAATCCTGCTACTTATCAGGTGTTTTTATCACTAAAGAATAATTTAGGTTTAGGGAAATACGATGATTTAACGTCGACAGCTAATGGTAATTTTGCAGCTCCCGCCGCCGCCGCTACGGCATCTGCATTAATACAGTATAATTCTTTAGCTTCCAATTTACTCATTAAAATTGGCCCTAATAATAGTGGTTCGGTTCTTAAAACTCAATTCCTACAATTGTAAGTAAAGAGAAAAGTAAAATGCCGGCAACTAGTGGAAGTTATAGCTTTAGTAACATAAAAGGAGAGCTGATTATCAGAAAGGCTTACGAGTTAATAGGCATGCCTCTTAGTATGGTAACTGCCGAGCAATATAATTCAGCACTTAATATTATCAATTTTATTTTAAGCGATTGGACTAACTCCAATGTTAACTTATGGACATTAAAATTAAATCCTGTTTTTTTAACTCTAGGGCAAGCATCCTACCCTTTGCCAAGTAACATTACTAAAATATTTCAGGTATTCTTGCGAGGCAATGTAAGACAATTAAATGGAACACCACAATCAAATACGGGAGATACTTATGATGGAAACGGCGGAGGAATTGCTGCTTATGCTTTTGACGGCAATCCAGCAACAAGATGTACACAAAACGTTCAAAACGGCAATATTTCTTATGATTATGGAGAAGGGGTGACAAAGCAAATCAGCATTATCGGCATTCAAAGTTATGTTTCTAATCGTCCATATAGCTTAGTTTTAGAAGCATCACAAGATACGATAAATTGGTTTACTGTTTTTACTCCTCCTCCATTATATCCATATAAAGCACATGTAATTTCATGGTTTTATGTATCTGATCCAATTTACGCAAGGGCATATAGAATTAGAGAAACAGGAGGATACACACTCGATATTGAAGAACTTTATTTTAATAGTATAAGCCAGGATACTACCATGAGCGAGGTATCTAGATATGAATATTTAACCTATCCCAATAAATCGCAAATCGGTAGACCTACTATTTACTACGTTGATTACCAGCGGACTCCATCCTTGTATATATGGCAGACTGCTGCTCCAATGTATAATTTAATAATGTATAGCGGTCAAAGTAGTATAGAAACACTAGAGAATTACACGCAAGGCATTGATATTCCGGCATATTTTTATACTCCTCTAATATATGGGTTAGCCAGCATGCTAGCAGCACAATATGCTCCTGAAAAAGAAGAAGGTTTAAAAATAAGGTATCAGGAAACGTTGAATCCAGCAGTAATTAATAATACGACGGAAGTACCGCTTAAACTGGAGGTATATAGTGACTAGTTTAAAGAACACTCCTGTAAATACGCAAATGGGAGATTACGTTAGAAAGGACGTAATTGAACCTATTGGAACTTGTGATTATTCAGGGTTTCCTTTTAGCAGGTCTGATCTAGTCAAGCAATATGAATGGCGCGGTAATCAGTTAGTCTGGACGGGAGCAATAGTTGGAAGACCTTTTGTTGATGAACCAAACGAGCAGAATAGACCACCACAAATAAAAGGTGACCCAAAAGCCGTACAAAATCCTCGCCCATTTGGGATAGAAACACCGCAAGGCTCTGATGCTAGTGGTAATAGTTCTCCTGTTATTTTAGAAAATATCAACTTTACAAGTGATGATATACCTCCTGTTTTACCTGATTTTGCCGGTCAGAGTGTTAGTAATATGGACGAGAGAGAGCGTTTAGAATCATTGCACCAAATTAAGTTCTAAAGTAATGGCTAATAATTTTAATCCTGGGTTTGATAGAGAAAAGGCGGCTTTCCTAGCACTAGCTAATAGAGGTGAAGGACTCACTCCAATTAATTATTTATATGCAAAAGAAGCTGGTTTTGAAAGTATTTTGTCTCCTATTATTACCGGCGGTACTGCTGAGCTTTATACAATATATGCAAACGGCATTAACTCTACCAATATCACTAATACTGAAGATATTATTACTAATAGGCTAAAGTGGAGTAATCCTTCTAATGATTATTATGTGGGGTTTATTGCCGGTAATTTAACTCAAAACACCATCTGGAGATTACCGCTACAGGATGGAACTGACGGGCAGGTACTAGCAACAAACGGCAATGGTGTTCTATCATTTATAGATGCCGGCGGAGGATCAGCACCAAAGGATGCGACATATATCTTGCAGCAACCAAATTCTGACCTTCCAAACGCTCAAGCCTTAAATCAACTAAATAACGGCTTAATGAAAAACAAAGACGGAGTTATACAAATTGCCGTCCCCGGAGAAGATTATTTAAGTACCGCCCTCCCCTCAGGTCAATTATTCATAGGCAATAGCTCAAATATTGCAACACCGCAGCAAACCATTACCATTGATAACCTACCAAACTTAGGAACTACAAGTATTAATGTACCTAATCCTCTTGATCCGACTAACCCGATTGTTATTTCAGGAGGTAAAATCTGGCACGGCACAGATAGCAATAGACCGGAAGAATCTAATGCCTTGTTAGTCGTAGAAGGAGATATTGCCCTGATTAATTTCAGGTTCTTTAGCGCTAATTTTATTCTTGGAAAAGGTAATACGGTACTGCAAACATTAATGCCTGGCTCACAATTTCTCTCGAATTTACCGGCAGGCTCTTGGATGCAGACGAGCGGAGCAGGAACAGGGGCTATTGTTGCTGCTACCATCCTAGAAAATCAACTATTGATGGGAGGTTTAAATAACGTGCCGGAAGCACGGCAAACTATAAATATTGCGAATCTACCTTCCTTAACTGATGGAAGAGTCTGGCAAGGGGACGCAGCAAACAGACCGGTAGAAGTCCAGTTAAACCTTGCTCCAACCGATGCTACTTATATCATTAAAACTCCGAGTGTCAATTTACCTGAGGCACAGGTATTAGAGGAACTCGGGATAGGAATGACCAAACTTGTTGCCGGCGGTGCTTTTGCTATTGCAATTGCCGGTGAGGATTATGCAACTACCGCGCAATTAGAAGAAATAGAGCAGCAATGCCAGCAATATGCAGAACAAGCCGCAACTTCTGCCGAGGAGGCAGCTTCGTCTGCAGGCGAGGCGGCAACTAGTGCAGGTGAAGCCGCTGCATCGGCCGGTGAAGCTACGGGAGCAGCAGCAGAAGCCACCGCTGCCGCAGGTGAAGCTAGTGCTTCAGCAGGGGCAGCAGGAATATCGGCCGGAGCTGCAGCTGCTTCAGCACTTGCTGCCGGGATTTCAGCAGGTAGCGCCTCAAGTTCCGCGTCTGATGCCTCCTCGAGTGCCTCTGATGCCAGTCATTCTGCTAGTAACGCAAGTGGGTCGGCGACTAATGCAGCAAATAGTGCTACTGCTGCCCAAACTTACTTAAATACCCTTTTAAATACCGGATTAACCCTACAAGGAGATATAACCGGTAGCGGATTATTAAGTACACCGATTGTTACCACATTTAAACCTAATCCAGTGTTTACCGGTAATGGCTCAATGACTATGCCTTCAGGTAATAATACTCAAAGACCGACTATCCTAATCCCTGGAATGATCAGGTTTAACACTTCACTTTGATTTTATGATAAAATTTATTAATTAATTATAGGATATTTAAAATGACCGATAACTTAAATGACAAGAATCTAAAAGCACCATTACCGACATCTACCGGAAAACCGGAAATTACCGATGGGACAATCTGGTTTACCCTAGCTACTGAAAACTGGGTTTTAAACACTATAGCAAATATCCCTCCGGCTCTGGTAGCAACAACGGCTAACTTAGCGGCTACCTATGATAACGGCACAAGCGGTGCTGGAGCTACTTTAACCAATTCGGGAACGCAAAGCACGCTCGTTGTTGACGGAATTACTTTAGCTGCAGGTAACAGGATTCTAGTTAAAGATCAAACGGATAGTATCCAAAACGGAATATATACGGTAACTAATGTCGGCTCTGCTACCGAAAACTGGATACTAACTAGAAGCATGGATTTTGACTCCCCATCTCAAATGATTAGAGGAGAAGTTATTGACGTAATTAGCGGGACGGCTAACAGCGTAACTGCCTGGATGCTAACCTCAATTGTTACAAATATCGGGACGGATAGCATTATCTTTGCCAAGCTATCACAAAATGGGATTACGGGAGTTCAAGGTAGCGTCGATCAAATCGTTGTTACGATTGATAATAACATAGCAACCATCAGTATTGCTCCTAATCCTATTATTCCGGGTAATGCAGGTATTACTATTCCCGGGGGAACAACTGCGCAGCGTCCTGCAACTCCGGTAGCCGGGACTATTAGATTCAATACGGAAATTTAAAATGAAAAAAACAAAACATACTAAATCAGCTCCCAAATCACCGGAAACTCAAGCCTCCAAGCTTGAGTTTTATGACGGTTTGACATGGCAAATACTGACTGATCAGGATTATGTAGATAATAAATCTTTGCAAACATGCTGGGATTTATTAAACGATAATACGGAGATAATATGGCAACCACTGTAATTGTCGGAGGAATAAAGCCGGATTTAAAAATTCTAGGAGATACGCAGAAGTTCCTGTTTGAGCAACCAAACGGTACTTTTAGGCTGGAAAATGCTACAACACCTCTAGATTCTACTCCTATTAACCTTAATCTGGATTTTCTAAATATTGAGGAAAAAGGATATAGAGTTGGATTTTATTCTGATTCTACCAATACTAGTGGGATGTTTCATTTAAGTTCCCTGCAATATCAACAAAATCAACAGAATTCCGGCATTATCGGCACTAAGTTAATGACTTTTAATGAAAACGACTCAGACCAATTTTTATTTTATAAAAACCTGAATGTTAACGGCAATAAAATTATTAATGTTCCGAGCCCCATAAATAACAACGATGCTTCCAATAAAGCTTATATCGATAGTAAAGTCTTTAACATTAATACCAATACCTCTGGCCAATTAAATATCGATCGCTTAAATGGTTATCCGGCCAATGGGGCTGTATTTTTAAACGGCAACGGTACTTGGGAAAACCCTCGTCAGTTTACTACTAATGCATCAAACGTTACTAATGCCGGTGGTTTTATTGTCAATAATACTAATCCGGCAGCTATAGCTGCAGGGCTTATCGTGCAAAACAACGGTACTATTAATGCAGAGTTCGGCTTTAATAATAGTACTAATGAAGCATACGCCTGGGCAACTGGAACTGCCAAGTTAAAATTCGGTACTAGCGGTATCAAACGAATGGATATTGCCGGTAATAGCGGTAAAACTTCATTTTATGACCCTTCTTATAATTGTTATATTCGCCCTGCCAGTAACTATTTGGATATGAGAGGACTAAACGTCTATAATTCAATTACCTCAACCATTATAGAAACCAATGCTAGTAGCGAGACTTCTTCTATTGTAATGAACGGCGATTTTATGCAGTTTATCAATCCAATGGATACCTTGGGATTTATTTTTACCGATGAAGATAACGCAAGCATGACCAGTTATGTAGCTTATATTAACAGCTCCGGACAAATCGTACCTTGCTCTAAAGACAAAAAACATAGCATACGCAAGAAAGAACACAAAGATTACCTTCAAAGATTAAATAAGCTTAATATTTACTCTTACGGCCTAAAGTATCAAATTAATAACAGCGATTCTGCTAAAAAAAGAATGCGGAAACAGCTTAAAATGAATGAATTACAAATAGGAGTCATAGCTGAAGAAGTCGCAGAGATTTTTGATAATGCTACTAACCTATATAAACCGCTGGATTTATCAAAAAAAACAAAACCGGCTCATATACCTTCGCTAGGTGTTAATTACAACACACTTCTTTGCTACGCTATTCTAGCTATTCAGGAATTAACCCAGAAAGTAAATATTCTGGAACAGAAATTGAAAGGTTTATAACAATTTATTAATAATAATTAGGAGAATTAAAATGAATACAGCCCTAAAAGACATAAGCAGTAACTTAAATGATTTAAAATTAATTACCAGTACCCAAGTCGATCTATCCTATTTTAACAGCCTTGCAAGTAACGTCTTTAGTGATCCAAGCATATATGCCAATATACAATCGGATGTTCAGTTCATTAATCAGATTGGGGGACAGCTTTTTAACTATTTTACCGCTTCAGACCCGAGTACTCAAAAAATATGGTATGTAGCATTAAAATCAGGTTTAACTCAGTCAATTAATGATGCCAATAACTTAATTGGTAAGATTCCGCAAGACGTCCCAAAAGGAGCTGATTTAACAACAGTTTTAAATATCTTTATAACTGATTGTCAGTCTATCCAAAAAATCATACCGCTTGATCAGCATGAGGTAGCAGGCGTAGCACCGGAAGAATTGAATTAGTTAATAGAAATTATGCAAGTAATACGTATCTTATCTTTAGATGGAGGAGGTATTAGAGGGTTATTCTCTGCTACATTTCTGGAGAAATTTTGTAATGATGCCGGAATTAAGGGTAATGAATTATGGAAATATTTTGATATTATTTGCGGAACAAGTATCGGCGGTATTCAAGGCTTAGCTTACTCACTTGGTCTATCTCCGACCGATGTTATTAATTTATTAACAACCAATGCAGACAGCATTTTTACTATTAGAGCAGGAGTTAATCCACTGCAACCTCTTGGTCCGGCAGGAGCTGCTACTTTAGGTACTGTGCTGGCAGTTCCGGGAGTTG
The sequence above is drawn from the Candidatus Megaera polyxenophila genome and encodes:
- a CDS encoding hypothetical protein (DUF497 domain-containing protein), which translates into the protein MYKVKFTFEWDEEKNRINIEKHQVSFYKAQEVFYDLNRIILKDIEHSNNEDRFFCLGKVEQHILTVRFTIRGYSIRILGAGYWRKGRKIYDKENQVYKR
- a CDS encoding copG family transcriptional regulator, coding for MTKKIKYTKGEIGKVEIINDFLPSPKELVLKKESVKVTLVLSKDSVDFFKSQALNHHVPYQRMIKNLLDKYADSHKKLKKV
- a CDS encoding prophage MuMc02, head decoration protein is translated as MTDNLNDKNLKAPLPTSTGKPEITDGTIWFTLATENWVLNTIANIPPALVATTANLAATYDNGTSGAGATLTNSGTQSTLVVDGITLAAGNRILVKDQTDSIQNGIYTVTNVGSATENWILTRSMDFDSPSQMIRGEVIDVISGTANSVTAWMLTSIVTNIGTDSIIFAKLSQNGITGVQGSVDQIVVTIDNNIATISIAPNPIIPGNAGITIPGGTTAQRPATPVAGTIRFNTEI